The Priestia aryabhattai genome includes a window with the following:
- the essB gene encoding type VII secretion protein EssB, giving the protein MSEKKPTYLEEQLEAVMTRHNNEYTFVFQKEKIRLNRSVEIEMLKDVNTAFQKEIMMSDNELKITIKPTSEFQPFTALRGKEEQQKWLFADQLIKKVKQHSFSRLHLLICPENIIFDKSLSPAFLHYGVKESLPPYESNEEQSFQELKATIAAAVDSSHTFEQYFKLYETLQLKEDAKKIMHISNEEELSQFVQHKLTQIEKHQKTLVQLPQKRWTIFKFSSVGILVLLIPALIYTFYSYFFAQPKQEAFVESNEYFLEKNYSKVVDTLEDYDIESMPKIVQYEIATSYLVNEKLGEEQKANALKTITLQSDPQYFAYWFYIGRGDNKKALEVSRLLEERSLIIYALMKYEGQLKTDNDLAADKKQEELDKVANELEEFKKENDQQEAEAAKQQEEKQAEEAQAAKQQEEEQKAAEAEKKKQEEQKKQQEDQSK; this is encoded by the coding sequence TTAAAGGATGTAAACACGGCTTTTCAAAAAGAAATCATGATGAGCGATAATGAACTTAAAATAACAATTAAGCCTACCTCTGAATTTCAACCTTTTACCGCATTAAGGGGAAAAGAAGAACAGCAAAAGTGGCTGTTTGCAGATCAGCTTATTAAAAAGGTAAAGCAGCATTCTTTTTCAAGGCTGCATTTGTTGATTTGTCCAGAAAATATCATTTTTGATAAAAGTTTAAGTCCTGCTTTTTTACATTATGGAGTGAAAGAAAGTTTACCTCCTTATGAGTCTAACGAGGAACAAAGCTTTCAAGAGTTAAAGGCTACGATAGCAGCGGCCGTTGACTCATCGCATACATTTGAACAGTATTTTAAGTTATATGAGACCTTGCAATTAAAAGAAGACGCTAAAAAAATAATGCATATCAGCAATGAGGAAGAGCTGAGTCAATTCGTTCAGCATAAGCTAACCCAAATTGAAAAACATCAAAAGACACTCGTTCAACTTCCTCAAAAACGCTGGACCATTTTTAAGTTTTCATCTGTGGGTATACTTGTCTTATTAATTCCAGCTCTTATTTATACTTTTTACTCTTACTTTTTTGCTCAGCCCAAACAAGAAGCGTTTGTAGAAAGCAACGAATACTTTCTTGAAAAAAACTACAGCAAAGTAGTCGACACACTTGAAGATTACGATATTGAAAGCATGCCTAAAATTGTGCAATACGAAATAGCAACTTCCTATCTTGTTAATGAAAAGTTAGGAGAGGAGCAAAAAGCAAATGCTTTAAAGACTATTACGCTTCAGTCAGATCCTCAGTATTTTGCCTATTGGTTTTACATTGGCCGAGGAGACAACAAAAAAGCTCTAGAAGTTAGCAGGTTGTTAGAAGAACGTTCGTTAATTATCTATGCACTAATGAAATACGAAGGTCAGCTAAAGACAGATAACGATTTAGCGGCTGATAAAAAGCAAGAAGAGCTTGATAAAGTAGCAAACGAACTTGAAGAATTTAAGAAAGAAAATGATCAGCAAGAAGCGGAAGCAGCCAAGCAGCAAGAAGAGAAACAGGCTGAGGAAGCACAGGCGGCCAAGCAGCAGGAAGAAGAACAGAAAGCTGCAGAAGCCGAGAAAAAGAAACAAGAAGAGCAGAAAAAACAGCAGGAAGATCAATCGAAGTAG